Proteins from a single region of Nitrosarchaeum sp.:
- a CDS encoding DEAD/DEAH box helicase: MKFSCPNCKSKLEIQKTFNKKTHISCSCGIEDLLEFSKNIDEVFLEFLSRFDEGLVTKKGISEGLKNEGIIRDEKEIKEMIGKNNPDKTTEDILFSKRDFISQYKVLTNPEPKMGSDVEDVGLDESISNHLKEIGINQFYKFQEESIQEVSFGENVIIEAPTASGKTEAFLIPVIQKIKKEANNVKGVFAVFVYPTKALSRDQYPKILRFTEKVGIEVKVFDGDTEQSERRKIIESPPHILVTNFDVIHYHLWHQTKFSSLISTIKVLVVDETHVYSGIFGSNVHYIIKRLKRICSNKIQFVAASATLEDAKNFCEQLFGVKMKIIHGSGKKGQTDFVMLFPSLRTQRSLMIDLTKKMTEKNHKTMIFNNSHLNSELLAIQARKQKINIKVHRAGLMANYRKSVEQEFKSDKLQAISCTPTLELGIDVGNVDCVISSTIPVNRLIQRIGRAARKGQRGYAFLALGNDPISQYYKNHPDDYFEDVEKTYIDPKNPFVEEFQVLAMACDRPISKHELKEHERIIKQHIENKNLIIYNNRIIPNFDKISSLLNDYSIRGIGKSLDIFLNEKKVGDRVLPIALEELHKDAIYFLAGVRYRVKECGYPQRNFARIERISRDYPYYTKALTEEWPTIETIFETRKAYGMEVAFCKLHIQKKVYGYVNIELGQEITQGQKVLLDSPLEYDFITKGIVFHAPRPINQIKKAEDEEYTEASGYHATEHVVIEGSNMITGGVSQDLGGISLGTSGLIFIYDGAIGGNGASKALFDRFEKALERSMFIVKECPCQSEAGCPRCTFSYRCGNNNEYLHKDSALEILQRINNGEETKLEEPTEGDRPLV, from the coding sequence TTGAAATTTTCCTGTCCAAATTGTAAATCCAAATTAGAGATACAAAAAACATTCAACAAAAAAACACACATTTCGTGTAGTTGTGGAATAGAGGATTTACTTGAGTTTTCAAAAAACATTGATGAAGTATTCTTAGAATTTCTTTCAAGATTTGATGAGGGATTAGTGACAAAAAAAGGAATTTCAGAAGGTCTAAAAAATGAAGGAATCATCAGAGATGAAAAAGAGATCAAGGAGATGATTGGAAAAAACAATCCAGACAAGACTACCGAAGATATTCTTTTTTCAAAAAGAGATTTTATTTCACAGTACAAGGTTCTGACTAATCCCGAGCCTAAAATGGGCAGTGATGTAGAAGATGTGGGATTAGACGAATCAATAAGCAACCATCTAAAAGAGATCGGAATTAATCAGTTTTACAAATTTCAAGAAGAGTCAATTCAAGAGGTTTCATTTGGAGAAAATGTAATTATTGAAGCACCTACTGCATCTGGCAAAACAGAAGCATTTTTGATTCCAGTAATTCAAAAAATAAAAAAAGAAGCAAATAATGTTAAAGGTGTTTTTGCAGTATTTGTTTACCCTACAAAAGCACTTTCAAGGGATCAATATCCAAAAATCTTAAGATTTACAGAAAAAGTTGGCATTGAAGTAAAAGTTTTTGATGGAGATACAGAACAATCAGAGCGAAGAAAGATTATAGAGAGTCCTCCACACATACTTGTTACAAATTTTGATGTAATACATTACCATCTTTGGCATCAAACAAAATTTTCATCTTTGATTTCTACTATCAAAGTATTGGTGGTAGATGAGACGCATGTATATTCAGGAATTTTTGGCTCGAATGTACATTACATAATTAAAAGACTGAAAAGAATTTGTAGTAATAAAATACAATTTGTTGCAGCATCTGCAACTCTAGAAGATGCTAAAAATTTTTGTGAGCAATTGTTTGGAGTGAAGATGAAAATAATTCACGGTTCTGGTAAAAAAGGACAGACCGATTTTGTGATGTTATTTCCATCATTGAGAACTCAACGATCATTAATGATTGATTTGACAAAAAAGATGACTGAAAAAAATCACAAAACAATGATATTCAATAACTCACATCTTAATTCAGAACTCTTAGCAATTCAAGCAAGAAAACAAAAAATCAACATCAAAGTTCACAGGGCTGGCCTAATGGCAAATTATAGAAAATCTGTGGAGCAAGAGTTCAAGAGTGATAAACTCCAGGCTATTTCATGCACACCTACGCTTGAACTTGGAATTGATGTTGGAAACGTAGATTGCGTGATTTCATCTACAATTCCGGTAAACAGATTGATCCAAAGAATTGGCAGAGCAGCACGAAAAGGACAGAGAGGATATGCATTTTTAGCACTTGGTAATGATCCAATTTCACAGTATTACAAGAATCATCCAGATGATTATTTTGAAGATGTTGAAAAAACATACATTGATCCAAAGAATCCATTTGTAGAAGAGTTTCAAGTATTGGCAATGGCATGTGACAGACCAATTTCAAAACACGAATTAAAAGAACACGAAAGAATTATCAAACAACATATAGAAAATAAAAATCTAATAATTTACAATAACAGAATCATACCAAATTTTGACAAGATCTCTTCTTTGTTAAATGATTACAGCATAAGAGGAATTGGAAAATCGTTAGATATCTTCTTAAATGAAAAGAAAGTAGGAGACAGAGTACTTCCAATTGCATTAGAAGAACTTCATAAAGATGCAATCTACTTTCTTGCAGGAGTCAGATATAGAGTAAAAGAATGTGGATATCCTCAAAGAAATTTTGCAAGGATAGAAAGAATTTCCAGAGACTATCCATACTATACCAAAGCATTAACAGAAGAATGGCCAACAATTGAAACAATTTTTGAGACAAGAAAAGCATATGGAATGGAAGTTGCATTTTGCAAATTACACATTCAAAAGAAAGTCTATGGTTATGTCAATATAGAATTAGGACAAGAGATCACTCAAGGTCAAAAAGTATTACTAGATTCTCCTTTAGAATACGATTTCATTACAAAAGGAATTGTATTTCATGCTCCACGACCAATTAATCAAATCAAAAAAGCTGAAGATGAAGAATATACCGAAGCCAGTGGATATCATGCAACAGAACATGTTGTGATTGAAGGCAGTAACATGATAACTGGAGGAGTATCTCAAGATTTAGGAGGCATATCTTTGGGAACTTCCGGCTTGATTTTCATCTATGATGGGGCAATTGGGGGAAATGGTGCAAGTAAGGCACTATTTGACAGATTTGAGAAGGCACTTGAGCGAAGTATGTTTATTGTAAAAGAGTGTCCATGTCAAAGTGAGGCAGGTTGTCCACGCTGCACATTTTCTTATAGATGTGGAAATAACAATGAATATCTTCACAAAGATTCTGCATTAGAAATTCTTCAAAGAATCAACAATGGTGAAGAAACTAAACTGGAAGAACCAACAGAAGGAGATAGACCGCTAGTCTAA
- a CDS encoding DNA-methyltransferase, which yields MKKIEINKIYNMNCIEGMGLIPKNKIDLIITDPPFAINFKATKANYNRTSSRVMQGYNEIKSVDYYDFTYNWMKEAFRILKDTGSMYVFSGWNNLKDILKALDDVSFITINHIIWKYQFGVVTKRKFVTSHYHCLYVCKNDKQRKFYPFSRFKKDSKTNEGRSLHYRDKEDVWEIKREYWTGDEKTPTKLPAELIEKLLHYSSEKKDIVFDPFLGSGQVAVVSKSLNRQYLGFEIVPEYYKFAKKRLDKNLYRIKSD from the coding sequence ATGAAGAAAATCGAAATTAACAAAATTTACAATATGAATTGTATTGAAGGTATGGGCTTAATTCCCAAAAATAAAATTGATTTGATTATTACTGATCCTCCTTTTGCTATTAATTTTAAGGCTACCAAGGCAAATTATAATCGAACTTCTTCTAGAGTAATGCAAGGTTACAACGAAATAAAGTCTGTTGATTACTATGATTTTACATATAATTGGATGAAAGAAGCATTTCGAATTCTTAAAGATACAGGAAGCATGTATGTTTTTTCTGGATGGAATAATCTCAAAGATATTCTAAAGGCATTGGATGATGTAAGTTTTATAACAATTAACCACATTATTTGGAAATACCAATTTGGCGTTGTAACCAAAAGAAAATTTGTTACTTCTCACTATCATTGTCTTTACGTTTGCAAAAATGATAAACAGAGAAAATTTTATCCATTTTCTAGATTTAAAAAAGATTCTAAAACCAATGAAGGACGCAGTCTACATTATAGGGATAAAGAAGATGTGTGGGAAATTAAACGTGAATATTGGACAGGTGACGAAAAAACACCCACTAAATTACCTGCTGAGTTAATTGAAAAATTATTACATTATTCTAGTGAGAAAAAAGATATTGTATTTGATCCATTTTTAGGGTCTGGACAAGTCGCAGTAGTTAGCAAATCATTGAATAGACAATATCTTGGATTTGAAATTGTACCTGAATATTACAAATTTGCAAAAAAAAGACTAGATAAAAATCTCTATCGAATTAAATCTGATTAA
- a CDS encoding Sec-independent protein translocase subunit TatA/TatB produces the protein MFDYSLNIMGSEWIIIIFVALVLILGTNQLPSAAKKLGKAVNEFNRAKNEVQNHMKNVSDTNLDTTEPMETERQKLEMIAKSLGINSKERSDDELRKIISDKMGPKKTDNSEKV, from the coding sequence ATGTTTGATTATTCACTAAACATAATGGGTAGTGAATGGATAATCATAATTTTTGTTGCCCTAGTATTGATTTTAGGAACTAATCAACTTCCAAGTGCTGCAAAAAAATTAGGAAAAGCTGTAAATGAATTTAACAGAGCAAAAAATGAGGTTCAAAATCACATGAAAAATGTTTCAGATACAAATCTAGATACAACAGAACCTATGGAAACAGAGAGACAGAAACTAGAGATGATTGCAAAATCACTTGGAATAAACTCTAAAGAAAGATCAGATGATGAACTTCGAAAAATAATTTCAGATAAAATGGGACCAAAAAAAACAGATAATTCAGAAAAAGTATAG
- a CDS encoding MFS transporter, translated as MNRTLVFVNLTGLIIGISYGLHGPILPVFAKNIIGASYSELGFIGLANFIPYMFIPIFVGILLDKFNNGYILAIGASINSASIYLLSIAQSVPEIMGFRILTGIAHAFFWPPCQSIIANESNEKTRVRNISWFTMFFVMGFMIGPLLGTVFLEGLDITYRILFQITAFILASAIIVSLLISRKSVTNHHEKFSFLSIKEMKRFPEVIILLIFCTSSFGIILSIYPAFLNDSGMSDTDILLLYFAFGISRVISLALAGKFSKRTSQTLIAATIAVSIGLLISAVSDSIVMFAVALVLMGFGFSIFFPLTLEIILSKTSKTISGKIIGAYETVFGIGWVIGPTLGGPIAQSFGNQSPYIVFFIIGIAITILAITHRNKLEPKKIQNI; from the coding sequence ATGAACAGAACACTAGTATTTGTAAATCTCACAGGTTTAATCATAGGAATCTCGTACGGATTACATGGTCCAATATTACCAGTATTTGCAAAAAATATAATCGGAGCATCATACTCTGAACTTGGTTTTATTGGATTAGCAAATTTCATCCCATACATGTTCATTCCAATATTTGTAGGGATTCTTCTTGACAAATTCAATAACGGTTACATTTTAGCAATAGGTGCATCAATCAATTCAGCATCAATCTATCTTCTATCAATAGCACAGTCAGTTCCAGAGATAATGGGATTCAGAATATTGACAGGAATAGCTCATGCGTTTTTTTGGCCACCATGTCAATCTATTATTGCTAATGAAAGCAATGAAAAAACTAGAGTTAGAAACATCTCATGGTTTACAATGTTTTTTGTGATGGGATTTATGATAGGCCCATTATTAGGTACTGTATTTCTTGAAGGACTAGACATCACATATAGAATTCTATTTCAAATAACTGCATTTATTTTGGCTAGCGCCATAATTGTTTCTCTTTTGATTTCAAGAAAAAGTGTTACAAACCACCATGAGAAATTCTCATTTTTATCAATCAAAGAGATGAAAAGATTTCCAGAAGTTATAATATTATTAATTTTTTGTACGTCTTCTTTTGGAATAATTCTATCAATTTATCCAGCATTCTTAAATGACAGCGGAATGTCAGATACAGATATTTTGTTATTGTATTTTGCGTTTGGAATTTCAAGAGTAATTTCACTTGCATTAGCAGGCAAGTTTTCAAAAAGAACTAGTCAAACATTGATTGCAGCTACAATTGCAGTTTCAATTGGATTGTTAATTTCTGCAGTTTCAGATTCAATCGTCATGTTTGCAGTGGCACTTGTATTGATGGGATTTGGATTTAGCATATTTTTCCCCTTGACTCTAGAAATAATTCTTAGTAAAACAAGCAAAACAATATCAGGAAAAATAATAGGGGCATATGAAACAGTTTTTGGCATAGGATGGGTAATTGGGCCTACATTAGGAGGACCCATAGCACAATCATTTGGAAATCAATCCCCATACATTGTATTTTTTATAATCGGAATCGCAATTACAATTTTAGCTATCACACATAGAAATAAACTGGAACCAAAAAAAATACAAAATATCTAA
- a CDS encoding class I SAM-dependent methyltransferase, translated as MGLGSYWGEVIEVLREIIPIYDKVNSYISLGKDVEHRNRGITGRVFPGNKILDAGSGFGNMSKTALKICDGKISITLYDPLVPMLKNTGTHFEKVPDLVNGVFEHIPFKNEEFDAVLCGYSLRDAINLRIAISEIHRVLKNEGRFVIVDLGKPDEVIIRAGVSFYLKFILPVLALIAGGRLGLKFGTLYGTYKRWPQNKKLEKLLLEKFSKVEFDKDLMGGAIMVAAYK; from the coding sequence ATGGGATTAGGAAGTTATTGGGGAGAAGTCATTGAAGTACTTCGTGAAATTATACCAATTTATGATAAAGTGAATTCATACATATCTCTTGGAAAAGATGTAGAACATAGGAACAGAGGAATTACTGGAAGAGTATTCCCAGGAAATAAAATTCTCGACGCAGGATCAGGTTTTGGAAACATGTCCAAAACTGCCTTAAAGATATGTGATGGAAAAATTTCAATCACACTTTACGATCCTCTTGTACCAATGTTAAAAAATACTGGAACACATTTTGAGAAAGTACCTGATTTGGTTAATGGTGTTTTTGAACACATTCCATTTAAAAATGAAGAATTTGATGCAGTTTTGTGCGGATATTCTCTAAGAGATGCCATTAATTTGAGAATTGCAATTTCAGAGATTCATCGAGTATTAAAAAATGAAGGTAGATTTGTAATTGTAGATTTAGGAAAGCCAGATGAAGTAATAATTAGAGCTGGAGTTTCATTCTATCTCAAATTCATTCTTCCAGTATTAGCATTGATTGCAGGAGGAAGATTAGGTTTGAAATTCGGTACTCTTTATGGAACATACAAAAGATGGCCACAAAACAAAAAGTTGGAAAAATTATTGCTCGAAAAATTTTCCAAAGTAGAATTTGATAAAGATCTTATGGGCGGAGCAATAATGGTTGCCGCATACAAATGA
- a CDS encoding archaeal proteasome endopeptidase complex subunit alpha: MMASRGYDMTPTMYSPDGRIYQVEYAIETVKRGTLAIGVRSKEGVIMAVEEKPRALQTLNVTQKIFQVDYHIGVAAAGYIPDARVQVDNARFFSQGNKMTYDESVEVATVAKHLADQSHQFTQYSGVRPNGVALIIAGVDQKGESIYVTDPSGTYVQYAAVAIGSGSDDVNAFLEKHYNENMSLNDAAALAIAAINLKAEQKESLNHIKMAKVTTEKKIFEKVSETDLLNYSKNASKFTTS; encoded by the coding sequence ATGATGGCATCACGTGGGTACGATATGACCCCTACAATGTATTCCCCCGATGGGCGAATTTATCAAGTAGAATATGCCATTGAGACGGTAAAAAGAGGCACACTGGCAATAGGTGTTCGTAGTAAAGAAGGAGTAATCATGGCAGTTGAGGAAAAACCAAGGGCTTTACAAACATTAAACGTTACACAGAAAATTTTTCAAGTGGATTATCATATAGGAGTAGCAGCTGCAGGATACATTCCAGATGCACGTGTTCAAGTTGACAATGCTAGATTTTTTTCACAAGGCAATAAAATGACTTATGATGAATCTGTAGAGGTTGCAACTGTTGCCAAACACTTGGCTGATCAATCTCATCAATTTACACAGTATTCAGGAGTAAGACCTAACGGAGTTGCTCTGATAATTGCTGGAGTTGATCAAAAAGGAGAATCAATCTACGTAACTGATCCTAGTGGAACTTATGTCCAATATGCAGCCGTTGCAATAGGATCTGGTTCTGATGATGTTAATGCATTTTTAGAAAAACATTACAACGAAAACATGTCTTTGAACGATGCTGCAGCACTTGCCATTGCAGCAATTAATCTAAAAGCCGAACAAAAAGAAAGTTTGAATCACATTAAAATGGCCAAAGTCACTACTGAGAAAAAAATATTTGAAAAAGTATCAGAAACAGATTTACTTAATTATTCTAAAAATGCATCTAAATTTACAACATCTTAA
- a CDS encoding ArsR/SmtB family transcription factor, translated as MTSTQLLEFKELLRSKTKTEQRKVDKQTSKLLFYLFTSTRGGFTRLRIIMLLLERSYNTHQLAQELDLDYKAVQHHMKVLEKNNMILKLGDKYGAIFHLSTFLEVNISALDMAIDKLDRKINQKKVYL; from the coding sequence ATGACAAGTACACAATTATTAGAATTCAAAGAACTTTTGAGATCTAAAACCAAAACTGAACAAAGAAAAGTCGATAAACAGACAAGTAAACTGCTATTTTATTTATTCACTAGTACTAGAGGCGGATTTACAAGATTGAGAATAATTATGCTCTTACTTGAAAGATCATATAACACACATCAATTAGCACAGGAACTTGATTTGGATTACAAGGCAGTTCAACATCATATGAAAGTACTTGAAAAAAATAACATGATCTTAAAACTTGGTGATAAATATGGTGCAATTTTTCACTTATCTACATTTTTAGAAGTTAACATCAGTGCGCTTGATATGGCAATAGATAAACTAGATAGAAAAATAAATCAAAAAAAGGTTTACCTTTAA
- a CDS encoding Glu/Leu/Phe/Val family dehydrogenase — protein sequence MVSLDPFANATKQVNDACDVLGIKDKGLREYLATPNKVLRVKIPVRMDNGQIRNFIGFRSQHNNDRGPYKGGIRYFNPEGGVEYMEREVMALSSWMTWKCAIVDIPLGGGKGGIYVNPKTEKLSDGEMERLTRGFAYKIFEIIGPGKDIPAPDVYTTGREMTQIMDTFSKLNGNVYAPGVITGKPISMGGSLARNVATGLGVAYCVREAAKAIKLNLKGAKVVLQGFGNASTFAGEYLEKMGAKVIGASDSKGSISIPNGAKVSKLLEFKEKNKTVVGFPGSKKISTEELLTTKCDVLVPGALENQINAKIANNLKCKIIAEAANGPTLPEADPIIFKKNILVIPDILANSGGVCISYLEWVQNNMGYYWSFDEVANKMEGNITKGFKDAYALAKKHKIDMRRATMALAVGRVVEAFNHKGIWP from the coding sequence TTGGTAAGTCTAGATCCATTTGCAAATGCAACTAAACAAGTCAATGACGCATGTGATGTTCTTGGAATTAAGGATAAAGGTTTGCGAGAATATCTAGCAACACCAAATAAAGTTCTTAGAGTAAAAATTCCAGTCCGAATGGATAATGGACAAATTAGAAATTTTATTGGTTTTAGAAGTCAGCATAATAATGATAGAGGTCCATACAAAGGTGGAATTCGATACTTTAACCCTGAAGGTGGAGTTGAATACATGGAACGTGAAGTCATGGCACTCTCTTCTTGGATGACTTGGAAGTGTGCAATTGTGGATATTCCATTGGGAGGAGGTAAAGGTGGAATCTATGTAAATCCAAAAACTGAAAAACTAAGTGACGGTGAAATGGAAAGACTCACCAGAGGATTTGCATATAAAATATTTGAAATAATTGGACCAGGCAAAGATATTCCTGCACCAGATGTCTACACAACTGGTAGAGAGATGACCCAGATTATGGATACATTTAGCAAATTAAATGGAAATGTATATGCTCCTGGTGTTATTACTGGAAAACCAATTTCTATGGGCGGTTCACTCGCAAGAAACGTTGCAACTGGTTTAGGTGTTGCATATTGTGTAAGAGAAGCCGCAAAAGCAATCAAACTTAATTTGAAAGGAGCTAAAGTTGTTTTACAAGGTTTTGGAAACGCATCTACATTTGCTGGAGAATATTTAGAAAAAATGGGTGCTAAAGTAATTGGTGCAAGTGATTCTAAAGGTTCAATTTCAATTCCAAATGGAGCAAAGGTCAGCAAGTTACTTGAATTCAAAGAAAAGAATAAGACTGTGGTTGGATTTCCTGGCAGCAAGAAAATTTCAACAGAGGAATTGTTGACAACAAAATGTGACGTTCTAGTTCCAGGTGCATTAGAGAATCAAATTAATGCAAAAATTGCAAATAATCTCAAATGTAAAATTATTGCAGAAGCAGCAAATGGTCCGACATTACCTGAAGCAGATCCTATAATTTTCAAAAAGAATATTCTAGTAATTCCAGATATTTTGGCAAACTCTGGTGGGGTATGTATTTCATATTTGGAATGGGTTCAAAATAACATGGGTTACTATTGGTCTTTTGATGAAGTTGCAAACAAGATGGAAGGTAACATCACAAAAGGTTTCAAGGATGCATACGCATTAGCAAAAAAGCATAAAATTGACATGAGACGAGCCACTATGGCTTTGGCAGTAGGTAGAGTTGTGGAAGCATTTAATCATAAAGGCATTTGGCCATAG
- a CDS encoding toprim domain-containing protein — MLVTEQEIHELKKFVFQLNLMKDSVVVVEGKNDATALKNIGFSGKIIEFHKFGGIVNFADSVAHYEKLIILFDRDRKGRHLTGKTIQILERRIKIDLSFKRKLATITKGKIRFVEQLVCYESYLV; from the coding sequence GTGCTTGTTACAGAGCAAGAAATTCATGAACTTAAAAAATTTGTATTTCAACTAAATTTAATGAAAGACAGTGTTGTCGTAGTAGAAGGAAAAAATGATGCCACTGCATTGAAAAATATAGGATTTTCTGGCAAAATAATCGAGTTTCATAAATTTGGAGGAATTGTAAACTTTGCAGATTCTGTTGCTCATTATGAAAAATTAATAATTTTATTTGATAGAGATCGAAAAGGCAGACATCTTACAGGAAAAACAATTCAGATTTTAGAACGTAGAATCAAAATTGATCTTTCTTTTAAAAGAAAACTTGCAACAATTACCAAGGGAAAAATAAGATTTGTCGAACAGTTAGTTTGTTATGAATCGTATCTAGTCTAA
- a CDS encoding type 1 glutamine amidotransferase has translation MSDVLIVHNTRIEGSGYLGELLQKDGFLIDSVNAKHEKLPEKNYSLIVILGAPESANDNFAYLHAEQRLIKKTVESDTPLLGICLGSQLIAKTFGGKVYPGPQKEIGFYHDLKIDSNSKLFSGFTNPFTAFHWHGDTFDLPEKAIRLAYSKNYSNQAFQIGSAVGLQFHMEVNAEMINLWLDKTQEKLELIPYIDPKQIRSDIDENISIVKNNMDNFYTNFKSVFHL, from the coding sequence ATGTCTGATGTTTTGATTGTTCACAATACCCGAATTGAAGGTTCAGGGTATTTGGGCGAACTTTTACAAAAAGATGGGTTTCTTATTGATTCTGTAAATGCAAAACACGAAAAACTTCCAGAAAAAAATTATTCGCTTATAGTGATTCTGGGTGCTCCTGAAAGTGCTAACGATAATTTTGCTTATTTGCACGCGGAACAAAGACTAATTAAAAAAACTGTAGAGAGTGACACTCCACTCCTTGGAATTTGTTTGGGCTCTCAATTGATTGCAAAAACTTTTGGTGGTAAAGTCTACCCTGGTCCACAAAAAGAAATTGGATTTTATCATGATTTGAAAATTGATAGTAATTCTAAATTATTTTCTGGATTTACAAATCCATTTACTGCATTTCATTGGCATGGTGATACTTTTGATTTACCTGAAAAAGCAATTAGATTGGCTTATTCTAAAAATTATTCTAATCAAGCTTTTCAAATTGGTAGTGCTGTTGGATTGCAATTTCATATGGAAGTTAACGCAGAAATGATTAATCTTTGGCTTGATAAGACTCAAGAAAAACTAGAACTAATTCCATACATAGATCCTAAGCAAATTCGTTCTGATATTGATGAAAATATTTCAATTGTTAAAAATAATATGGATAATTTTTACACTAATTTCAAATCAGTGTTTCATCTTTGA